The sequence ATTCCCGTCTCCTCGGATACGGTCCTCAAACGCAATCTAAGCAGCTTGGTTTGATCTTCTCAACAGATGAGCGCTGTGATTCGCTTGGGCCTGGATGGAGGCGAGGCGGACTATGGCGGGCCGATCCAGACTGACGGCGACAGCCGAGCAACGCGGGGAACTGGCGGCTCTGGCGAGCGGCCCGGATCGTCCGCAGGCGGATCGCGCCCGGGCGATCCTTCTGACGGTGTCGGGCTGGACCAACCCGCGCATTGCGGAGGCGTTCGGGGTACAGGAGAACACGGTGCGGCTCTGGCGATGCGCCTTCCAAAGCGGTGGCCCGGAGGCGTTGCGCAGCCGCGTATCCGCCGGGCCTGTGCCGGTGAAGGCCGAGGCCGCCCTGCGCGTGGCGGTCCCGTTGCTGAGCGCGCCGGTGACCGACCGGACCAACGGGACCTTGGCCCGGTTGACCGAGGAGATCGAGCGCCAGGAAGGCGTCACGATCTCGTGCTCGCAACTCTCGAAGGTGCTGCGCCGAAAAGGGGGCTGCGCTACCGGCGCCCGCGTCACACGCTGAACGGGCGCCAGGACGCGGATGACGTGGCCCGGGTCGGCCTGCGGCTGATCCTGCGCAAGCAGCAGGCGCAAGCCGGCGACACGGTGCTGTTGTTCGGCGACGAGAGCGAGGCGCTCACCCGTCCCTACCTCGCCCGCGCCTGGGCGCCGCGCGGGGCCGACCTGCGCGTGCCGGCGCCGGGACAGGCCCGCAAGATCGCTATGCTGGGCGTTCTCGATCATGTCAGCCGCGCCCTCGTCGTGACGACAGCCCGGACCAAGCGCAGCACCGACTTCATCGCCCTGCTGGAGCGGCTCGATGCCCTCTACGGGCCCAAGCCCGGTCAGCCGTCCAAGCCGGTGGTGCTGGTCCTCGATAACGGCCCGATCCACACCAGCAAGCTCAGCCATGCCGCGTTGGCAGCTCGATGCGGAGGCCACCGGCTTCCCGTGGCCGATCCGCGACGCATCGGGGGACCCGACGGGCCCGCGCCGCGGCCGATGCCGCGCACCCTGCTCCGCCCGATGCCGGCCCTCCGCGACTGGCATTCCGCCCAATCGATCCCGGATCGCTACAGGCCAACTTACTGCACTGCACAATCAAATCTCGTCACTCTGCCCTGCCAGATCATGACTATCTTGATAATGATCTGACGCGCCCCATGCTTGAGGCGCCGACGCCGGCACACGGCTTTATTTTTTTGTTGCCAAATAGGAAGACATCATGAGTTCAGGTACAGGCGAGGACGCCGACGCGGAACCAACGGGTGAAGCCAAGAAAGATGGAACAGATGGGTTCGCGTATCTGAACGATTGGCCCTACACGTCTTTCCATCTGCAATCGACGCTCGACCCGAAACTGATCGAGCGGCACGGCGAGGCGATCCTGTCACGCGCGCTCAACCTCGGGCGCGTGGTCGCATTCGTGGGCTCCGGCGTGTCGATGAGCTACGGGCGGTTGAGCTGGAAGTCGCTGGTGCAAGCGCTCGCGGAAGACGCGCATCGAGACCATGACAGGGAGGAGTCCGCCTGGGCGGATCGGGCGAAGAAGACCCTGGATGACCTCGACATCAAGGGCCGATCCCTGGGCGGCGACCTCCAGAGCGGTCGCTATCCCGCCGCCTTCCAGTTCTGCGAACAGCTCAGCATCGCCGGCGAGAGAAAAAACGGTCAGAAGGAATTTCGAAAAAAAGTGAAGCGCCTGCTGTTCCATGACGCCGGCCATGCAAAGGTTCTGATTGATGACTTGATTCGCGACTGCGCCGAGATCTCCTGCGTCGCGAAAAACACAGATGCGGAAAAGACTAAAATCGCAAAAACTCGAGACTTTTACAAAGAAAAATCGGATACGTGGCTGGAAAAACTACACGATTCCCTCTCGATAAAAGCCCTATATGGAAAAATCAATGAGGATGAGAAGACAGATTGGCGATATTTCTTTGCTATTCATAAATTAAGAGGAGATGAAAAACATTCTCCGGAAGGAGAATTATTTAATTCGGATGGTATTCTGCGCTTGAGTGACGATTTCGGTAACGACATTTCACGTGATGAGATCGCAAAAGGCATAGTACGAGATCTGGCCCTGAATTTGGGTGACGCCGTGTGTTGCACGAAAGACAACACAGGCCTCGGTAGATTGCCACTCCATCGTTACCTCGTAACGGCCGTCGCGCGGCTGTCCATCCCGGCAATCGACAAGCTTGAGCAGGTGTTGCCTTCAGGGGACAGGTTGTGGAAGCTATTCGACGAGACCAGATCGTTCTTCAATCCCGATCCAGCTCCCGATCGATCGATCCTCGAACGAACCGACTTCGTTCCCCCCGAGCGTGATCCGCTCGCGATCCTGGCCGACCGGCTGAAGATCGGCCGGTTCATCACCTCCAATTTCGATCTCGACATCGAGCGGCTGATCAGGGATCGCGGGTTCACCCCGGACGGCCGCGACACGGACGACACGGCGCTGCCCACGTCGAACGAGACCATCAGCCCGCTCGGCGCCACGGCGACCGATTCGGTGTTCAAGACCAAGAAGGCCACCGACCTGATCGACTTCGCGATCAACGACGCCACGAATACGTTCACGCTCATGCACCTGCACGGCCGCGCCACCGAGACGGACGGCATGGTCGTGACCGAGCGTGACTACCTGGAGCTCTACCTGCCGCGGGGGCCGGACGGGGAGGTCGTCAACGACGCGCTGGAGATTGGCTTCGGATCGAACCCGCTGCTGTTCGTCGGCAACGGC comes from Methylobacterium sp. FF17 and encodes:
- a CDS encoding transposase, producing MARVGLRLILRKQQAQAGDTVLLFGDESEALTRPYLARAWAPRGADLRVPAPGQARKIAMLGVLDHVSRALVVTTARTKRSTDFIALLERLDALYGPKPGQPSKPVVLVLDNGPIHTSKLSHAALAARCGGHRLPVADPRRIGGPDGPAPRPMPRTLLRPMPALRDWHSAQSIPDRYRPTYCTAQSNLVTLPCQIMTILIMI
- a CDS encoding helix-turn-helix domain-containing protein; protein product: MAGRSRLTATAEQRGELAALASGPDRPQADRARAILLTVSGWTNPRIAEAFGVQENTVRLWRCAFQSGGPEALRSRVSAGPVPVKAEAALRVAVPLLSAPVTDRTNGTLARLTEEIERQEGVTISCSQLSKVLRRKGGCATGARVTR